The following are from one region of the Pseudomonas putida genome:
- the rsd gene encoding sigma D regulator, whose product MLDSCQNAQERWGGVHKLIDRWLEERQELVQAFRALRDAKPAFADKDTNGEFCALLVDYVSAWHFEVCEQLVSEAKAFGDEKALKLAEEINPRINDSTQIALAFNDHCAKGECKDTQRFAEKLGKLGGLLHERFELEDCLIEVLHNAHKEEGAVQA is encoded by the coding sequence ATGCTCGATAGTTGTCAGAACGCTCAGGAACGCTGGGGTGGGGTTCACAAGCTGATCGACCGCTGGCTGGAGGAGCGCCAGGAACTGGTGCAGGCTTTTCGCGCGCTGCGCGACGCCAAGCCGGCCTTTGCCGACAAGGACACGAACGGGGAGTTTTGCGCGCTCCTCGTCGACTACGTTTCGGCGTGGCATTTCGAAGTCTGCGAGCAGCTGGTCAGTGAAGCAAAGGCCTTCGGAGACGAGAAGGCGCTGAAACTGGCCGAAGAGATCAACCCACGGATCAACGACAGTACCCAGATCGCACTGGCCTTCAATGACCATTGCGCCAAGGGTGAGTGCAAGGACACCCAACGCTTTGCCGAAAAGCTGGGCAAGCTGGGTGGCCTGCTGCACGAGCGCTTCGAACTGGAAGACTGCCTGATCGAAGTGTTGCACAACGCGCACAAGGAAGAAGGCGCGGTCCAGGCCTGA
- a CDS encoding FKBP-type peptidyl-prolyl cis-trans isomerase — MPRYLVFGLCLLAPLALADSDEHDLAYSLGASLGERLRQEMPGLQLDALVEGLRQSYQGQPLKLDKARMQAVLQQHETQEGDAAMQKLQAAETRFMANERGRYGVHELPEGVLYSELQAGTGAQPKAGGKVQVRYVGRLPDGSVFDQNQTPQWFSLDSVIEGWQVALPNMHAGAKWRLVIPSAQAYGAEGAGDLIAPYTPLVFEIELLAVGD, encoded by the coding sequence ATGCCTCGATATCTTGTTTTCGGTTTATGCCTGCTGGCACCCCTCGCCCTGGCCGACAGCGACGAACATGACCTTGCCTACAGCCTAGGCGCCAGCCTGGGTGAGCGGCTACGCCAGGAGATGCCGGGCCTGCAACTGGATGCGCTGGTCGAAGGCCTGCGCCAGTCCTACCAGGGGCAACCGCTGAAACTCGACAAGGCACGCATGCAGGCCGTGCTCCAGCAGCATGAAACGCAGGAAGGCGATGCCGCCATGCAGAAGCTGCAGGCTGCCGAAACACGCTTCATGGCCAACGAGCGTGGTCGTTATGGTGTGCACGAACTACCGGAGGGTGTGCTCTACAGCGAACTGCAAGCAGGTACGGGCGCGCAGCCCAAGGCCGGTGGCAAGGTGCAGGTGCGTTATGTAGGCAGGCTGCCAGACGGCTCGGTGTTCGACCAGAACCAGACGCCCCAGTGGTTCAGCCTGGATTCGGTGATCGAAGGGTGGCAGGTGGCCTTGCCAAACATGCACGCTGGCGCCAAATGGCGCCTGGTGATCCCGTCGGCACAAGCCTATGGCGCCGAGGGTGCAGGTGACCTGATCGCACCCTACACACCCTTGGTGTTCGAGATCGAGCTGCTGGCGGTTGGCGACTGA